In Wenyingzhuangia fucanilytica, the following are encoded in one genomic region:
- a CDS encoding GntR family transcriptional regulator — protein MFEFIKIDTNSRVPKYKQIVDSIIYNISEGNFVMDQKIPSINMFSEEFYLSRDTVEKAYSILKQRNIICSIRGKGYYISRTKLISKVNILFLVNKLSPYKTRIYESFINTIGANSHVDIHVYHCDESVFLNLLNKYKSSYDYYVVMTHFKTDDLKHITITDEVYKAIQKIPKEKLVVLDNIKLGNDGDIIEVYQDFENDIYNALSEGVTKITKYENIILVYPSKSVYPYPKRILHGFRKFCVQNKLNFEILDEVYDDIILKRGDLFITIEESDLVKLIKQIREEEYVLGKDIGVISYNDTPLKELLGITVMSTDFRIMGETTAKMILNKEKGKVKIPFNFIDRNSI, from the coding sequence ATGTTTGAATTTATAAAAATAGATACAAATTCAAGAGTTCCCAAGTACAAACAAATTGTAGACTCCATTATTTATAATATATCCGAAGGTAATTTTGTAATGGATCAAAAAATTCCATCTATAAACATGTTTAGCGAGGAGTTTTATTTGTCTAGAGATACGGTAGAAAAAGCATATAGTATATTAAAACAACGCAATATTATATGTTCTATTAGAGGGAAAGGATATTATATTTCTAGAACCAAATTAATATCTAAAGTCAATATTCTATTTTTAGTAAACAAACTAAGTCCTTATAAAACTAGAATTTACGAATCATTTATAAATACTATTGGAGCAAACTCACATGTAGATATTCATGTTTATCATTGTGATGAATCTGTTTTTTTAAACCTCTTAAATAAATACAAGTCGAGCTATGACTATTATGTAGTTATGACTCATTTTAAAACAGATGATTTAAAACATATAACCATTACTGATGAAGTATATAAAGCCATACAAAAAATACCTAAAGAAAAATTAGTTGTTTTAGATAATATAAAACTAGGTAATGATGGCGATATTATTGAAGTATATCAAGATTTTGAAAATGATATTTATAATGCACTAAGTGAAGGAGTAACTAAAATTACTAAATACGAAAATATCATATTAGTTTATCCTTCAAAATCAGTATATCCGTATCCAAAAAGAATTCTGCATGGTTTTAGAAAGTTTTGTGTACAAAACAAATTAAACTTTGAAATTCTTGATGAAGTGTATGATGATATCATTTTAAAAAGAGGAGATTTATTTATAACTATTGAAGAATCTGACTTGGTAAAACTCATCAAACAAATTAGGGAAGAAGAGTATGTGTTAGGAAAAGATATTGGTGTTATTTCATATAACGATACACCTTTAAAAGAGTTATTAGGCATTACAGTTATGTCAACTGATTTTAGAATTATGGGAGAAACTACAGCCAAAATGATTTTAAATAAAGAAAAAGGAAAGGTTAAAATCCCTTTTAATTTCATAGATAGAAACTCTATCTAA
- a CDS encoding sulfatase has protein sequence MKKIIYIILISVVSLACTSKEKAKKENVKRKKPNILFIAVDDLNNMISPIGNFSNIKTPNFDRLAAMGVTFTNAHCQAPLCGPSRASIMTGLRPSTTGIYGMTPDNKIRRTDNDTTKDIVFLPEYFKKNGYHTMGIGKLFHTHAPDGLFDESGGRIKGFGPYPEKRFVWDGFGTSKSKKGKYGKTNTDWGAFPENDTLMPDHQSVNWVKERLSKDYQQPFFLGLGFQRPHVPLYVPQKWFDLYPLDKIETPPYILDDLNDIPSVGLKINDLPMMPSTEWAINSGEWKKIIQAYLACVSYVDYELGRVLDALEKSKYADNTIIVLWSDHGYRLGEKGTFAKHGLWETATKAPLMFVGPNLPKGKKINAPVEMLSIYPTLLELSGLPTYTKNEGKSLVGMMKNNEKIEDSYAITTYGMNNHAVKINGYRYIQYEDGTEEFYNQNLDPNEWYNEANNPIYKKKIEDLKKYLPQTNAKWDSESNYTFQPYFVEQKDKTSRGE, from the coding sequence ATGAAAAAAATAATCTATATAATATTAATCTCAGTAGTGTCTTTAGCTTGTACAAGTAAAGAGAAGGCTAAAAAAGAAAATGTAAAACGTAAAAAACCAAATATATTATTTATTGCTGTAGACGATTTAAATAATATGATTAGTCCTATTGGTAATTTTTCTAACATAAAAACACCAAACTTTGATAGGCTTGCAGCTATGGGAGTTACTTTTACAAATGCACATTGTCAAGCACCTCTTTGTGGTCCATCTAGAGCTTCTATTATGACAGGTTTACGTCCATCAACAACAGGTATTTATGGAATGACACCAGATAATAAAATACGTAGGACAGATAATGATACTACAAAAGATATTGTTTTTCTTCCTGAATATTTTAAAAAGAATGGATATCATACTATGGGAATAGGAAAACTATTTCATACACATGCTCCTGATGGTTTGTTTGATGAATCTGGTGGTAGAATAAAAGGTTTTGGTCCTTATCCAGAAAAACGTTTTGTTTGGGATGGTTTTGGAACCTCTAAATCAAAAAAAGGGAAGTATGGAAAAACCAATACAGATTGGGGAGCTTTTCCAGAGAACGACACCTTAATGCCAGATCATCAATCTGTAAATTGGGTAAAAGAGCGCTTGAGTAAAGATTATCAACAACCATTCTTTTTAGGATTAGGTTTTCAGAGACCACATGTGCCCTTGTATGTACCTCAAAAATGGTTTGATTTATATCCGTTAGATAAAATAGAAACTCCTCCTTACATATTAGATGATTTAAATGATATTCCATCTGTTGGATTAAAAATTAATGATTTACCTATGATGCCTTCAACCGAGTGGGCTATTAATAGTGGTGAGTGGAAAAAAATTATACAAGCTTATTTGGCTTGTGTAAGTTATGTAGATTATGAGTTAGGACGTGTGTTAGATGCACTGGAAAAGAGTAAATATGCCGATAATACAATTATTGTATTGTGGTCAGATCATGGTTATCGTTTAGGAGAAAAAGGAACTTTTGCTAAACATGGACTTTGGGAAACAGCTACAAAAGCTCCATTAATGTTTGTAGGCCCTAATTTGCCTAAAGGTAAAAAGATAAATGCTCCAGTAGAAATGTTGTCTATTTATCCCACGTTATTAGAGTTAAGTGGTTTGCCTACATATACTAAAAATGAAGGTAAAAGTTTGGTGGGAATGATGAAAAATAATGAAAAGATAGAGGATTCGTATGCTATAACTACCTATGGGATGAATAATCATGCGGTAAAGATAAATGGCTACAGATATATTCAATATGAAGATGGAACAGAAGAGTTTTATAATCAAAATTTAGATCCTAATGAATGGTATAATGAGGCTAATAATCCTATTTACAAGAAAAAAATAGAGGATTTAAAAAAGTATTTGCCACAAACAAATGCAAAATGGGATTCTGAATCTAACTATACTTTTCAACCTTATTTTGTAGAACAAAAAGATAAAACAAGTAGAGGTGAGTAA
- a CDS encoding sulfatase, giving the protein MKRLFIYGLGLLTFLSSCKNGKEKTTVVKGQKPMNVLFIAIDDLRPELSCYGAPQVKSPNIDQFAKEAIVFNRAYCNVPVCGASRASLLTSILPTKNRFIDYTAKAQEDVPNAKTLPGIFKAAGYTSISNGKIFHYNKDVQEASWSENPWMPKGGHRVSYDPTTNDVIMKSGNGRIYEAPEVDDSVYSDYKIAQKTISDLRKFKASGESFFMACGFFRPHMPFYAPKKYWDLYNRDSVEVADNRHLPENAPKLLRSSGEFKSYSFGDYKPNTNEFHKMMRHGYYACVSYVDQLVGEVLQELETLGLAENTIVVLWGDHGWHLGEHEFWGKHNTLHNALQVPLIVKVPGKVKGEQTEALVESVDIYPTLCDLANLATPDYIMGKSFKAILDNPKQTFRKNVYARFKVADAIVTENFTYSLYENGEEMLYNRKLDPEENKNVAADANYNKVIKGMRNALKIKQKQAKSYK; this is encoded by the coding sequence ATGAAAAGGTTATTTATATACGGATTGGGTTTGTTAACATTTTTATCATCATGTAAAAATGGAAAAGAAAAAACGACAGTTGTTAAGGGTCAAAAACCGATGAATGTATTGTTTATTGCTATTGATGATTTAAGACCTGAACTAAGTTGTTATGGGGCACCGCAAGTAAAATCGCCTAACATAGATCAATTTGCAAAAGAAGCTATTGTCTTTAATCGTGCCTATTGTAACGTTCCTGTTTGTGGAGCATCTAGAGCAAGTTTGTTAACAAGTATTTTACCTACAAAAAACCGTTTTATAGATTACACAGCAAAGGCCCAAGAAGATGTGCCAAATGCAAAAACCTTACCAGGTATTTTTAAGGCTGCTGGCTATACTAGTATTTCTAACGGAAAGATTTTTCATTATAATAAAGATGTTCAGGAAGCAAGTTGGAGTGAAAACCCTTGGATGCCAAAAGGTGGGCATCGTGTAAGTTATGATCCTACAACAAATGACGTAATTATGAAATCTGGTAATGGACGTATTTATGAAGCACCAGAAGTAGATGATAGCGTGTATTCAGATTATAAGATTGCACAAAAAACGATAAGCGATTTACGAAAGTTCAAAGCATCAGGAGAATCTTTCTTTATGGCTTGTGGGTTTTTCCGTCCTCACATGCCGTTTTATGCTCCTAAAAAGTATTGGGATTTATATAATAGAGATTCAGTCGAGGTAGCCGATAACCGACATTTACCAGAAAATGCCCCTAAGTTATTACGTAGTAGTGGCGAATTTAAGTCCTACAGTTTTGGAGACTATAAGCCGAATACCAACGAATTTCATAAAATGATGCGTCACGGTTATTATGCCTGTGTGAGTTATGTAGATCAGTTGGTAGGAGAAGTGCTTCAAGAGTTGGAAACCCTCGGTTTAGCTGAAAACACCATTGTTGTATTATGGGGAGATCACGGTTGGCATCTTGGAGAGCACGAGTTTTGGGGTAAACACAATACTTTACATAATGCGTTGCAGGTACCGTTAATTGTAAAAGTACCAGGGAAAGTAAAAGGGGAACAAACTGAGGCATTGGTAGAGAGCGTTGATATTTATCCTACGCTTTGTGATCTAGCCAACTTAGCTACGCCTGATTACATTATGGGAAAAAGTTTTAAAGCCATTCTAGACAATCCTAAGCAAACGTTTAGAAAAAACGTTTATGCGCGCTTTAAAGTGGCAGATGCTATTGTAACCGAAAACTTTACCTATTCTCTTTATGAAAATGGAGAGGAGATGTTATACAATCGTAAACTGGATCCTGAAGAAAATAAGAATGTTGCAGCAGATGCTAACTATAATAAGGTGATTAAAGGCATGCGAAATGCATTGAAGATAAAGCAGAAACAAGCCAAAAGTTATAAGTAA
- a CDS encoding glycosyl hydrolase has protein sequence MSSFLLMTNLCHGQNSIHSYTETNNLEKGFNSPPKEAKARTWWHWVSGNVSKSGITKDLEAMKEVGIQEAQLFNVHLGFPKGSVIYLSDEWLELFHFAAKEAERLGLELTFHNSAGWSSSGGPWVTPENAMQTTVFSEMIVAGGNTVKIQLPQPKTKLNYYRDIAVLAFPKPKEDIKIEGLDFKNLTGRIRNHLLPDTKQIPNSGIINKNEIIDLTLKMNKDGVLEWKAPKGEWVVLRLGHTPTGKNNHPAPDGGHGLEVDKMSTKALDVYWQGGIQPILNKLGDLVGTTVNNCLIDSYEVGTANWTPGFDKKFEKLRGYHLFSYLPILAGYYVESGEVSERFLWDFRRTIGDLMAKNYYAHFGELCHKNNMKFSVEPYWGPFDNMQVGATGDIVMCEFWSGGYPFFDSPKFVSSIAHLNGSAIVGAESFTGIGGWDEHPAMLKSIGDRAWGQGITRFIFHTYVHQPWDVAPGLGLSYHGTDFNRLNTWWKQGKAYMDYIARSQFLLQQGQNVADVLVFTGESSPNDALLLPEIKAMGFDYDLIGANKLSSLTVKNGTIYSSVGNKYRVLVLPESSWMKPETLYKIKELTKAGARVIGTRPKKSPSLENYPNSDVIVQKLSDELWSSGLVKDISINQFLKESKVPTDFKIEEGNAADISFIHRKTKNTDIYFIANAKKESREISVRFRVFGKQPELWSSEKGKIKNIAVWKENIDGTTTIPISLGMEESVFVVFRKPSINKNHLVKTSVELENIKAEKLSGLEIVKAEYGTFLQEGLVDITDKVAAEVKDNELHIQASRHFCDCDPAMGYVKEFRMEYKIGKEVKIISVKEKEFIDIKGGDKELKVLKAVFGKFKPETKGVPKNYLTFNITQKIKDLVSNKTFEIPVTNTLINGKTAEGNKVGLRITYKTDGEERTEIIPQGEVLNLTKDILKSELILAKDKMFWKTAYPGKITYTNARGKTKTLRVKSVPKPIELTGDWEVSFPSKTGNLKTTTFNDLVSWSTSSDEEICHYSGTATYKKEFELSRKILKSGNSLTLDLGSVAVIAEVYVNGKNAGILWKAPFRTNIDDLVKSGKNILEVKVTNLWPNRLIGDEELLLDYERKGTKMKSLPDWLLNNTKRPSNRTTFPSWKHWDKNDELLTSGLLGPVKINISISKKI, from the coding sequence TTGAGTAGTTTTTTATTGATGACAAATCTATGTCATGGACAAAATTCTATTCATAGCTATACTGAAACCAACAATCTTGAAAAAGGTTTTAACTCACCACCTAAAGAGGCTAAAGCTAGAACTTGGTGGCATTGGGTTAGCGGAAATGTATCTAAGTCTGGAATTACAAAAGATTTAGAAGCAATGAAAGAAGTGGGCATTCAAGAAGCACAATTGTTTAATGTACATCTTGGCTTTCCAAAAGGTTCAGTAATATATTTAAGTGATGAATGGTTAGAGTTATTTCATTTTGCTGCAAAAGAAGCAGAACGTTTAGGTTTAGAATTAACATTTCACAATAGCGCAGGTTGGTCATCTAGTGGAGGTCCTTGGGTAACTCCAGAAAATGCCATGCAAACAACGGTTTTTAGTGAAATGATTGTAGCTGGAGGAAATACAGTTAAAATTCAATTACCACAACCTAAAACCAAATTAAATTATTACAGAGATATTGCTGTGTTGGCGTTTCCAAAGCCAAAAGAAGATATAAAAATAGAAGGCTTAGATTTTAAAAATTTAACAGGTCGTATTCGTAATCACTTATTACCAGACACCAAACAAATACCAAATTCAGGAATTATCAATAAAAATGAAATTATTGATTTGACTTTAAAAATGAATAAAGATGGTGTTTTAGAATGGAAAGCTCCTAAAGGAGAATGGGTTGTTTTAAGATTAGGGCATACTCCAACAGGTAAAAATAATCATCCTGCACCAGATGGAGGTCATGGATTAGAGGTTGACAAAATGAGTACAAAAGCGCTTGATGTTTATTGGCAAGGAGGCATACAACCTATTCTTAATAAGTTAGGAGATCTGGTGGGAACTACAGTTAATAATTGTTTGATAGATAGTTACGAGGTTGGAACAGCCAATTGGACTCCAGGATTTGATAAAAAGTTTGAAAAATTAAGAGGATATCATCTTTTTTCATATTTACCAATTTTGGCTGGTTATTATGTAGAAAGTGGTGAAGTTTCCGAGCGTTTTTTATGGGATTTTAGAAGGACTATAGGTGATTTAATGGCCAAAAATTATTATGCTCATTTTGGAGAATTGTGTCATAAAAATAACATGAAATTTTCTGTAGAACCTTATTGGGGACCTTTTGATAACATGCAAGTTGGAGCTACAGGAGATATTGTAATGTGTGAGTTTTGGAGCGGTGGATATCCTTTTTTTGATTCTCCAAAATTTGTATCTTCTATAGCACATTTAAACGGTAGTGCTATTGTTGGAGCAGAATCCTTTACCGGTATTGGTGGTTGGGATGAGCATCCAGCCATGTTAAAATCTATAGGAGATAGAGCTTGGGGGCAAGGAATTACACGTTTTATTTTTCATACTTATGTGCATCAGCCATGGGATGTTGCTCCAGGGTTAGGATTGAGTTATCATGGTACCGATTTTAATCGTTTAAATACTTGGTGGAAACAAGGAAAGGCTTACATGGATTATATTGCTCGTTCTCAGTTTTTATTACAACAAGGTCAAAATGTTGCTGATGTTTTGGTGTTTACAGGAGAGTCATCACCAAACGATGCTCTTTTATTACCAGAAATTAAAGCCATGGGATTTGATTATGATTTAATTGGAGCTAATAAATTATCCAGTTTAACAGTTAAAAATGGAACTATTTATTCCTCTGTAGGTAATAAATATCGTGTATTGGTTTTGCCAGAATCTAGTTGGATGAAACCTGAAACGCTTTATAAAATAAAAGAACTTACAAAAGCAGGAGCAAGAGTAATTGGAACACGTCCTAAAAAATCACCAAGTTTAGAAAACTATCCAAATAGTGATGTAATAGTTCAAAAACTGTCAGATGAATTATGGAGTTCAGGTTTGGTTAAAGATATTTCTATCAATCAATTCTTAAAAGAAAGCAAGGTGCCTACAGATTTTAAGATAGAAGAAGGTAATGCTGCAGATATTAGTTTTATCCATAGAAAAACAAAGAATACTGATATTTATTTTATAGCCAACGCAAAAAAAGAAAGTAGAGAAATTTCTGTACGTTTTAGAGTGTTTGGCAAGCAACCAGAGTTGTGGAGTTCTGAAAAAGGAAAAATTAAAAATATTGCTGTTTGGAAAGAAAATATTGATGGTACTACTACAATCCCTATTTCATTAGGAATGGAAGAATCTGTGTTTGTTGTTTTTAGAAAACCTTCCATAAATAAAAATCATTTAGTAAAAACTTCTGTAGAATTAGAGAATATAAAGGCTGAAAAGCTTTCAGGTTTGGAAATTGTTAAGGCAGAATATGGAACATTTTTACAAGAGGGATTGGTGGATATTACTGATAAAGTAGCTGCGGAAGTAAAAGATAATGAATTACATATTCAGGCCTCTAGACATTTTTGCGATTGTGATCCTGCTATGGGATATGTGAAAGAGTTTAGAATGGAATATAAAATAGGAAAAGAGGTTAAAATTATTTCTGTAAAAGAAAAAGAGTTTATAGACATCAAAGGAGGAGATAAAGAATTAAAGGTTTTAAAAGCTGTTTTTGGAAAGTTTAAACCAGAAACCAAAGGCGTTCCTAAAAATTATTTAACATTCAATATCACCCAAAAAATAAAAGATTTAGTATCTAATAAAACTTTTGAGATTCCTGTAACCAATACATTAATAAACGGCAAAACTGCAGAAGGTAATAAAGTTGGTTTGCGTATTACCTATAAAACTGATGGTGAAGAACGCACGGAGATTATTCCACAAGGAGAAGTGTTGAATTTAACAAAAGATATTTTAAAGTCAGAACTTATTTTAGCTAAAGATAAAATGTTTTGGAAAACAGCATATCCAGGAAAAATAACCTACACAAATGCCAGAGGAAAAACAAAAACATTAAGAGTGAAATCTGTACCTAAACCTATAGAATTAACTGGTGATTGGGAGGTGAGTTTTCCATCAAAAACAGGAAATCTAAAAACAACAACATTTAATGATTTAGTTTCTTGGTCAACATCATCTGATGAAGAAATTTGTCATTATTCTGGTACTGCTACTTATAAAAAGGAGTTTGAGTTATCAAGAAAAATATTGAAATCAGGTAATAGCTTAACCTTAGATTTAGGAAGTGTGGCAGTTATTGCAGAAGTATATGTAAATGGTAAAAATGCTGGAATTTTATGGAAAGCTCCATTTAGAACAAATATTGATGATTTGGTAAAATCTGGTAAAAATATTTTAGAAGTAAAGGTGACCAATCTGTGGCCAAATAGACTGATTGGGGATGAGGAATTATTGTTGGATTACGAAAGAAAAGGAACTAAAATGAAAAGCTTGCCAGATTGGTTATTAAATAATACCAAACGCCCAAGTAATAGAACCACATTTCCATCGTGGAAACATTGGGATAAGAATGATGAATTATTGACTTCGGGATTGTTAGGACCTGTAAAGATTAATATATCAATATCTAAAAAAATATAA
- a CDS encoding sulfatase, producing the protein MKNNKFYLLVVVTSLLLLSCLSIKDRKKSEEEKQNTSNKNEQPNMVFFLADDQDVYDYGCYGNEKVNTAAVDRLAKEGMLFTNAFTAQAICAPSRSQLFTGKYPLKNGCFANHTATKPTIQSVTTHMKNLGYEVVLAGKSHVKPSNVYHWDKEWEPVPKKNVPRDYIPLDSIENYFKNAKKPFCMFITSKYPHSKYFDVKNAKADDIKFFPFNENKKSDQAFVKNKAGYYRSIEEDNTQLEGVLKLVDTYLTDNTLFIYSADHGVSGKFTVKDIGLKVPFVVRWPKVIKAGSTSNQLIHYTDVLPTFMEIAGGNATPDMDGKSFLSLLKGKDNNIHEYVYGVRTNQNILNSEIFPSRMIRDKRHKYIRNFNALEVLDKNLTGKPNVDYFIKRGANAHKNEPFEELYDLQNDPFEQHNLASDLDYKSIKEKLAKDMFVWMKTQGDILSEDMIGIPIITPKGNKGFKLDQDTPRRKIPEAIKNTLTKDDYIVIEHW; encoded by the coding sequence ATGAAAAATAATAAGTTTTATCTGTTAGTTGTAGTAACTTCTTTGCTATTATTAAGTTGTTTAAGTATTAAGGATAGAAAAAAATCAGAAGAAGAAAAACAAAACACATCAAATAAAAACGAACAACCTAATATGGTGTTCTTTTTAGCTGATGATCAAGATGTGTATGATTATGGTTGTTATGGTAATGAAAAAGTGAATACAGCAGCTGTAGATCGTTTGGCAAAAGAAGGAATGTTGTTTACAAATGCATTTACTGCACAGGCCATTTGTGCTCCAAGTAGATCGCAGCTTTTTACAGGTAAGTATCCCTTAAAAAATGGTTGCTTTGCCAATCATACAGCAACAAAACCTACTATACAAAGTGTAACAACACATATGAAAAACTTAGGGTATGAAGTAGTTTTGGCAGGAAAGAGTCATGTTAAACCTTCTAATGTTTATCATTGGGATAAAGAATGGGAACCTGTTCCTAAAAAAAATGTTCCAAGAGATTATATTCCTTTAGATAGTATTGAAAACTACTTTAAAAATGCTAAAAAGCCGTTTTGTATGTTCATCACCTCAAAATATCCACATAGTAAATATTTTGACGTAAAAAATGCCAAAGCGGATGATATTAAATTCTTTCCATTTAACGAGAATAAAAAATCAGACCAAGCTTTTGTTAAAAATAAAGCAGGTTATTACAGAAGTATTGAAGAAGATAATACCCAATTAGAAGGAGTGTTAAAGTTGGTAGACACTTATTTAACAGACAATACACTTTTTATTTATAGTGCGGATCATGGTGTTTCAGGAAAATTTACCGTAAAAGATATAGGATTAAAAGTGCCTTTTGTAGTGCGTTGGCCTAAAGTAATAAAAGCAGGATCTACCTCTAATCAATTAATTCATTATACTGATGTATTGCCAACATTTATGGAAATAGCTGGAGGAAATGCAACTCCTGATATGGATGGTAAAAGTTTTTTATCCTTGCTTAAAGGAAAAGATAATAACATTCATGAATATGTTTACGGAGTAAGAACCAATCAAAATATATTAAATTCTGAAATATTTCCATCGAGAATGATTCGTGATAAGCGTCATAAATATATCAGAAATTTTAACGCGTTAGAAGTGCTTGATAAAAACTTAACAGGAAAACCCAATGTAGATTATTTTATTAAGAGAGGAGCAAATGCTCATAAAAACGAACCTTTTGAAGAATTATATGATTTACAAAATGATCCTTTTGAGCAACATAACTTAGCTAGTGACCTAGACTATAAATCGATTAAAGAAAAATTAGCTAAAGATATGTTTGTTTGGATGAAAACTCAGGGAGATATTTTAAGTGAAGATATGATTGGAATTCCAATCATTACACCAAAAGGAAATAAAGGATTTAAATTAGATCAAGATACACCTAGACGAAAAATTCCAGAAGCTATAAAAAATACACTTACAAAAGACGATTATATTGTTATTGAACACTGGTAA
- a CDS encoding sulfatase: protein MKLFSKLIIFSLSTIPLLTFSQKKAEKPNIIFIMADDLGWTDLSSPNTSLGNGSKYYESPNIDKLATQGMSLTYAYTQQNCQPTRAALLSGQYATGPQNGVYNVGSLKRASKGVVTPITPHYQNNYLKEQCVSMFETLKKVGYHTSWFGKFHAIKVGEHAESYMGVDYNLALHKETKATVKGVKVKNEFFAQKDDVKGWMFENEKLKPYAQPYDSTYIKNVLEPIKNGNDPWLLEGTPKHLTDALGDAVVDYIKDRSQKDSPFFAYIPFHAVHVTILPRLDLEAKYKAKTSKDTRHKKADYAAFVELLDQTVGRILNALEDPNGDGNKIDGIANNTLVVFYSDNGGFMGPTDNTPLRLRKGTYYEGGVRVPLIFRYPGVIKPNTINTTQEIHAIDFYPTLADIAGAKLPNSQTHELDGKSIAPVLKGEADALDDKNELFWHFPGYMDVRNMPQSVIHYRHSDNQHYKLFYRYEDESYELYNLTNDIGETTNLLENNPSHQIIELATIMNNKLRTWLLKRNAPTGTWAKNGEKVAYPKQDGIKKYCK, encoded by the coding sequence ATGAAATTATTTTCAAAACTTATAATCTTTAGTTTATCAACAATACCTTTATTAACTTTTTCTCAAAAAAAAGCAGAAAAACCTAATATCATTTTTATTATGGCAGATGATTTAGGTTGGACAGACTTAAGTTCGCCTAATACAAGTTTAGGTAATGGATCTAAGTATTATGAAAGTCCTAATATTGATAAATTGGCTACGCAAGGGATGTCATTAACTTATGCATATACACAGCAAAATTGTCAGCCAACAAGAGCAGCACTTCTTTCAGGGCAATATGCTACAGGTCCACAAAACGGAGTGTATAATGTTGGAAGTCTTAAAAGAGCTTCTAAAGGAGTTGTAACACCAATCACACCACATTATCAAAATAATTATTTAAAAGAGCAGTGTGTTTCTATGTTTGAAACCTTAAAAAAAGTCGGTTATCATACTTCATGGTTTGGAAAATTTCATGCTATTAAAGTGGGAGAACATGCCGAAAGTTATATGGGGGTTGATTATAATTTAGCGTTGCATAAAGAAACTAAAGCTACTGTAAAAGGAGTAAAAGTTAAAAATGAGTTTTTTGCACAAAAGGATGATGTTAAAGGTTGGATGTTTGAGAACGAAAAGTTAAAACCCTATGCACAGCCTTATGACTCTACATATATTAAAAATGTATTAGAGCCTATAAAAAATGGAAATGATCCTTGGTTGTTAGAAGGAACTCCAAAACATCTTACGGATGCTCTAGGAGATGCTGTTGTTGATTATATTAAAGATAGGTCACAAAAAGATTCGCCATTTTTTGCATACATTCCTTTTCATGCCGTACACGTAACCATACTTCCACGTTTAGATTTAGAAGCTAAATACAAAGCTAAAACATCTAAGGATACAAGACATAAAAAAGCTGATTACGCTGCTTTTGTAGAGCTTTTGGATCAGACGGTAGGCCGTATTTTAAATGCTTTAGAAGATCCAAATGGAGATGGTAATAAAATAGACGGAATAGCCAATAACACATTGGTGGTTTTTTATTCTGATAATGGTGGTTTTATGGGACCGACAGATAATACACCATTACGCTTAAGAAAAGGAACTTATTATGAAGGTGGTGTTCGTGTGCCTTTGATTTTTAGATATCCAGGTGTTATAAAACCTAATACAATAAATACAACTCAAGAAATTCACGCTATTGATTTTTATCCTACGCTAGCGGATATTGCAGGAGCCAAACTTCCCAACTCTCAAACACATGAACTGGATGGTAAGTCTATAGCCCCTGTGTTAAAAGGAGAAGCTGATGCGCTTGACGATAAAAATGAGTTGTTTTGGCATTTCCCAGGATATATGGATGTGCGTAATATGCCTCAATCTGTTATTCACTACAGACATTCCGATAATCAACATTATAAACTATTTTATCGTTATGAAGACGAATCTTATGAGTTGTATAATCTTACTAATGACATTGGTGAAACCACCAATCTTTTAGAAAACAACCCAAGTCATCAGATAATAGAATTAGCAACCATCATGAATAATAAATTACGAACGTGGCTCCTTAAAAGAAATGCTCCAACAGGAACTTGGGCAAAAAATGGAGAAAAAGTAGCTTATCCTAAGCAAGATGGTATTAAAAAATATTGTAAATAA